One region of Termitidicoccus mucosus genomic DNA includes:
- a CDS encoding heavy metal translocating P-type ATPase metal-binding domain-containing protein: MTLPLAASSPPAPPVRTAPRCRHCGAPAPGESGFCCAGCAYVYRLIHEQGLQSYYELKDDVTAPADTALLPVRDYDWLAAAQAEAEQDAARGGHAPELALDVQGISCAGCVWLIDRLFHRQPGAGRIEINAPAGQMRLKWEPPAAEASGTGGAGRPGKRGPRFDATAFARTLQSFNYLVAPASGERADDAAANPDAARPLVRRIGVCAAIAMNTMLFSLPVYFGMDDSFAYARLFGTLAMVLGTLSLLAGGGYFISRAVRSLAAGVMSIDLPIALGVAGAYAGSLAGWLLGEERFVYFDFVSTFILLMLVGRWAQVAAVERNRRRLLGRQPAPPRVRVRDADGGESDRPPSSLRAGQVFTVGAGQTVPVNARLLSPLASASLAWINGEAEPREFRAGQVVPAGAANLGRAPLELRAAQDWRDSLLERLLRPAERAEFRNRFFERIVTGYLAGILVLSLLGGIVWWLRSGDPFATGAVVIAVLVVSCPCAIGLSFPLADEMAAVALRRRGVFVRVADLWPRIARIGAIIFDKTGTLTLETPVLLNPGALDTLDAEARRALLALARDNQHPVSRCLHEAMLLRGWSAALDAEVSEEIGRGVRAGGWFLGREDGVEAGAPDGASSAGGQAADSATILACGGRVAARFYFADKPRDDARDEIRALQSRGLRIAILSGDHPSKVAALAAGLGLAGDAAHGGLSPDAKAGWIAENKDAGALMLGDGANDSLAFDQALCRGTPVVHRGVLEQKADFYYLGRGIGGIRALFEVNDARRRAQTWLLVFSVSYNITAVSLALAGHMSPLLAAVLMPASSLSTLAIIGAAMRRTSENRSP; this comes from the coding sequence ATGACCCTGCCCCTTGCCGCATCGTCACCTCCCGCCCCTCCCGTCCGTACCGCGCCGCGCTGCCGGCATTGCGGCGCGCCGGCTCCGGGGGAGTCCGGGTTTTGCTGCGCGGGTTGCGCCTATGTTTACCGGTTGATCCACGAGCAGGGATTGCAGTCGTATTATGAGTTGAAGGACGACGTGACCGCGCCGGCCGACACCGCGCTGCTGCCCGTCCGCGATTACGACTGGCTGGCCGCGGCGCAGGCGGAGGCCGAGCAGGACGCCGCCCGCGGGGGCCACGCGCCCGAACTCGCCCTCGATGTGCAAGGCATTTCGTGCGCGGGTTGCGTGTGGCTGATCGACCGGCTTTTCCACCGTCAGCCCGGCGCGGGCCGCATCGAGATCAACGCGCCCGCCGGACAGATGCGCCTGAAATGGGAGCCGCCCGCCGCGGAGGCATCCGGCACGGGCGGCGCCGGGCGGCCGGGCAAACGCGGGCCACGTTTCGACGCGACGGCGTTTGCCCGCACGCTGCAATCTTTCAACTACCTCGTCGCGCCGGCCTCCGGGGAGCGCGCGGATGACGCCGCCGCCAATCCCGATGCCGCCCGCCCGCTTGTGCGGCGCATCGGCGTGTGCGCGGCCATCGCAATGAACACGATGCTGTTCTCGCTGCCCGTGTATTTCGGCATGGACGACTCTTTCGCCTATGCGCGGCTGTTCGGCACGCTGGCGATGGTGCTCGGCACGCTGAGCCTGCTCGCGGGCGGCGGCTACTTCATCAGCCGCGCCGTCCGTTCGCTCGCCGCGGGCGTGATGAGCATCGACCTGCCGATCGCGCTCGGGGTGGCGGGCGCGTATGCCGGCTCGCTTGCCGGGTGGCTGCTGGGCGAGGAGCGTTTTGTCTATTTCGATTTTGTATCCACTTTTATACTACTGATGCTCGTCGGGCGCTGGGCGCAGGTCGCCGCGGTGGAGCGCAACCGCCGCCGCCTGCTCGGGCGGCAGCCCGCGCCGCCGCGCGTCCGCGTGCGCGACGCGGACGGCGGCGAATCGGACCGCCCGCCGTCGAGCCTCCGTGCCGGGCAGGTTTTCACGGTCGGCGCGGGGCAGACGGTGCCGGTCAACGCCCGCCTGCTCTCTCCGCTCGCGTCGGCCAGCCTGGCATGGATCAACGGCGAGGCGGAGCCGCGCGAATTCCGCGCCGGGCAGGTCGTGCCGGCCGGGGCGGCCAATCTGGGCCGCGCCCCGCTCGAGTTGCGCGCGGCGCAGGACTGGCGCGATTCGTTGCTGGAGCGGCTGCTGCGCCCGGCGGAGCGCGCGGAGTTCCGCAACCGGTTTTTCGAGCGCATCGTCACCGGCTACCTCGCGGGGATCCTGGTGCTTTCCCTGCTGGGCGGGATCGTCTGGTGGCTGCGCAGCGGCGACCCGTTTGCGACCGGCGCGGTGGTGATCGCCGTGCTGGTCGTGTCGTGCCCGTGCGCGATCGGGCTGTCGTTTCCGCTGGCCGACGAGATGGCGGCGGTGGCGTTGCGGCGGCGCGGCGTGTTTGTGCGAGTCGCCGATTTGTGGCCGCGCATCGCAAGGATCGGCGCGATCATTTTCGACAAGACCGGCACGCTCACGCTTGAGACCCCCGTGCTGCTCAATCCCGGCGCGCTCGACACGCTCGACGCGGAGGCGCGCCGCGCCCTCCTCGCCCTCGCGCGCGACAACCAGCACCCGGTCTCGCGCTGCCTGCACGAAGCGATGCTGCTGCGCGGCTGGAGCGCCGCGCTCGACGCGGAGGTGAGCGAGGAGATCGGGCGCGGCGTGCGCGCGGGCGGGTGGTTCCTCGGGCGCGAGGACGGCGTGGAGGCGGGCGCTCCGGACGGCGCGTCGTCCGCCGGCGGACAGGCGGCGGATTCCGCCACCATCCTCGCGTGCGGGGGCCGCGTGGCGGCGCGTTTTTATTTTGCCGACAAGCCGCGCGACGACGCCCGCGATGAAATCCGCGCCCTCCAGTCCCGCGGCCTGCGCATCGCCATTCTTAGCGGCGATCATCCCTCCAAGGTCGCTGCGCTCGCCGCCGGGCTGGGCCTCGCCGGAGACGCGGCGCACGGGGGGCTGTCGCCCGACGCGAAAGCGGGATGGATCGCCGAAAACAAGGACGCCGGCGCGCTCATGCTTGGCGACGGGGCAAACGACAGCCTCGCGTTTGACCAGGCGCTTTGCCGCGGCACGCCCGTGGTGCATCGCGGCGTGCTGGAGCAGAAGGCGGATTTTTATTACCTCGGCCGGGGCATCGGCGGCATCCGGGCCTTGTTTGAGGTAAACGACGCGCGGCGGCGCGCGCAGACGTGGCTGCTGGTGTTTTCCGTTTCCTACAACATCACCGCCGTCAGCCTGGCCCTGGCGGGCCACATGAGCCCGCTTCTCGCCGCGGTGCTGATGCCGGCCAGTTCGCTCTCCACGCTGGCGATTATCGGCGCGGCGATGAGGCGGACTTCAGAAAACCGATCTCCCTAG
- a CDS encoding sulfite exporter TauE/SafE family protein, translating to MELASVSTPAAAFVAGLVTSLHCAGMCGPLACWLTPTRPGEDAMSVTLMYQATRLASYTLLGAVAGLAGMMPLAWMNTSALRFLPWVLVLFFVAVALRLDRFLPRIPALARLALRVQAGQGKRSRLSAAAVLGSATPLLPCGPLYFLVTIAALSGSAARGMEFMLAFGCGTLPLLWLAQANFGWLRRRVSPVWISRAQTTLALAAAVIIAWRLRATLGLPGPDPSHLLCH from the coding sequence ATGGAACTCGCCAGCGTCAGCACGCCCGCCGCCGCCTTTGTCGCGGGGCTCGTCACGAGCCTGCATTGCGCCGGCATGTGCGGACCGCTCGCGTGCTGGCTCACTCCGACGCGCCCCGGCGAGGACGCGATGTCCGTCACGCTCATGTATCAGGCGACCCGGCTCGCATCCTACACGCTGCTCGGCGCGGTGGCCGGGCTGGCGGGGATGATGCCGCTCGCGTGGATGAACACCTCGGCGCTGCGCTTCCTGCCGTGGGTGCTGGTCTTGTTTTTCGTGGCGGTGGCGCTGCGGCTGGACCGGTTTCTGCCGCGCATCCCGGCGCTTGCGCGGCTGGCGCTGCGCGTGCAGGCGGGACAGGGAAAACGCTCGCGCCTGTCGGCCGCGGCCGTGCTCGGCTCGGCCACGCCGCTGCTGCCCTGCGGGCCGTTGTATTTTCTCGTGACGATCGCGGCGCTGTCGGGCTCGGCGGCGCGCGGGATGGAGTTCATGCTGGCGTTTGGCTGCGGCACGCTTCCGCTGCTCTGGCTGGCGCAGGCGAATTTCGGCTGGCTGCGCCGCCGTGTCAGTCCGGTGTGGATTTCGCGCGCGCAAACCACCCTTGCCCTCGCCGCCGCCGTCATCATCGCATGGCGCCTGCGCGCCACGCTGGGACTTCCGGGGCCCGATCCGTCGCATTTATTATGTCATTAG
- a CDS encoding glycoside hydrolase family 2 TIM barrel-domain containing protein, protein MKTGFQTGCAGQRDRLPSGLSPIISALAALILILGLPCALAFAQVSFGQPEKINTGWRFARGEVKDAQAASLDDSGWRRVDLPHDWSVEAPLSPSLASCTGYLPGGIGWYRKTIAIPEALRGRKIYLYFEGVYNRSEVFLNGHSLGRRPNGYISFMYDATPHARFGAENVIAVKVDHGLSADSRWYTGSGIYRNVWLVHSSPVHIAQWGVYAHPELDGATGTLNIEVEVTNDSRENAGLNIAHELLAPDGKVVAASSQPLSVESGKNGKSICALKVDHPLLWDMGNPVLYKLRTVVSRGAEVLDSAVTTTGFRSLSFDPDKGMALNGKWIKVKGVCLHHDAGVLGAAVPRDVWKRRLVTLKSLGCNAIRTSHNPQAPDLYELCDELGLLVLNEAFDEWEFPKRKWLQGWNVGQPGYQGSSDFFDEWAERDLADMIRRDRNHPSIFAWSIGNEVDYPNDPYSHPVLGGKNTGGFVQPIFGGYKKDAPDARRLGEIAKRFVAVVKKHDTSRPVTAGLAGVAMSNETEYPGALDITGYNYTESRYISDHKAYPARVIFGSENGHQRSAWQAVAENEHIFGQFLWTGIDYLGESRKWPSRGFHSGLLDFAGFIKPLGYFRRSLWTDQPMAYIGAYPVPTKEEKSPSMDAWPIWNHDEGRPIRVVCYTNAARARLELNGQPAGDPKDYDDKTGIIYWDIPFQAGKLEVVALDRGNNEILRHAIRTSGRPHALAIQNIEKSIGAEGGLAQIVVQAVDDEGVPVLLADDEVTCHITGPARLLGLESGNNEDMTDYTDNKHRLHHGRILAYVQARGEPGDMEVRFTAPWLKPARAVIHIE, encoded by the coding sequence ATGAAAACTGGATTTCAGACCGGATGCGCTGGACAACGCGACCGCCTGCCCTCAGGATTGTCTCCTATAATCTCGGCGCTGGCGGCATTGATCCTGATTCTGGGCCTGCCCTGCGCGCTGGCATTCGCGCAGGTTTCCTTCGGGCAGCCGGAAAAAATCAACACGGGCTGGCGCTTCGCTCGGGGCGAGGTGAAGGATGCCCAGGCGGCCTCGCTGGACGACAGCGGCTGGCGCCGCGTCGATCTGCCGCATGACTGGAGCGTCGAGGCGCCTTTGAGCCCGTCACTGGCCAGCTGCACCGGCTATCTTCCCGGCGGTATTGGATGGTATAGAAAAACGATCGCCATTCCGGAGGCGCTGCGGGGCAGAAAAATATATCTGTATTTTGAGGGTGTTTACAACCGGAGCGAAGTGTTTCTGAACGGCCATTCGCTGGGCCGGCGTCCCAATGGATATATATCATTCATGTATGACGCCACGCCGCATGCCAGATTTGGAGCGGAGAATGTGATAGCCGTGAAGGTCGATCATGGCCTTTCGGCGGATTCGCGCTGGTACACCGGCTCGGGGATCTATCGGAATGTGTGGCTGGTGCATTCCAGTCCTGTGCATATCGCGCAGTGGGGTGTGTATGCGCATCCCGAGCTGGACGGCGCCACAGGCACGCTGAATATCGAAGTCGAAGTGACAAATGACTCGCGGGAAAATGCCGGCCTGAACATTGCGCATGAATTGCTCGCCCCGGACGGAAAGGTCGTCGCCGCAAGCTCGCAGCCCTTGTCCGTCGAGTCCGGAAAAAATGGAAAATCAATCTGCGCGCTGAAGGTGGATCATCCGCTGCTCTGGGACATGGGGAATCCCGTCTTGTATAAATTAAGGACTGTCGTTTCCCGGGGTGCCGAGGTGCTTGATTCCGCCGTGACAACGACTGGATTTCGCAGCCTGTCCTTCGATCCCGACAAAGGCATGGCCTTGAATGGAAAATGGATAAAGGTAAAGGGCGTTTGCCTGCATCACGATGCGGGGGTGCTCGGAGCGGCCGTTCCCCGCGATGTTTGGAAACGACGTCTGGTCACGCTAAAGAGCCTCGGATGCAACGCCATTCGCACCAGCCATAATCCGCAGGCGCCGGATTTGTATGAGCTGTGCGATGAGCTGGGGCTGCTGGTGCTGAACGAGGCCTTTGACGAGTGGGAGTTTCCCAAACGAAAATGGCTGCAAGGATGGAATGTCGGCCAACCCGGATATCAAGGCTCTTCTGATTTCTTCGACGAATGGGCGGAACGGGATTTGGCCGACATGATCCGCCGCGACCGCAACCATCCTTCCATATTCGCGTGGAGCATCGGCAACGAGGTCGATTACCCGAACGATCCCTATTCACATCCCGTTCTGGGAGGCAAAAACACGGGCGGATTTGTCCAGCCGATTTTTGGCGGATATAAAAAGGACGCCCCCGATGCGAGACGGCTCGGGGAGATCGCGAAACGGTTTGTCGCGGTAGTGAAAAAACATGACACTTCACGGCCAGTGACGGCGGGCCTCGCGGGCGTCGCGATGTCAAACGAAACGGAGTATCCCGGCGCGCTGGACATCACCGGCTATAATTATACGGAAAGCCGTTATATCTCGGACCACAAAGCCTATCCCGCCAGGGTGATTTTTGGCAGCGAGAACGGTCACCAGCGCAGTGCATGGCAGGCGGTGGCCGAAAACGAACATATCTTCGGCCAGTTTCTCTGGACGGGCATCGATTATCTGGGCGAATCCCGCAAATGGCCCTCCCGTGGATTCCACTCCGGCTTGCTGGATTTTGCCGGATTCATAAAACCGCTCGGTTATTTTCGGCGGTCGCTCTGGACGGATCAACCCATGGCTTATATCGGGGCGTATCCGGTTCCGACAAAGGAGGAAAAGTCTCCGTCGATGGACGCTTGGCCCATCTGGAACCACGACGAGGGGCGCCCGATCCGGGTCGTATGCTACACAAACGCGGCCCGGGCGCGTCTGGAACTCAATGGACAGCCAGCGGGCGATCCCAAGGATTATGATGACAAAACCGGCATTATATATTGGGACATCCCTTTCCAGGCGGGGAAGCTGGAGGTCGTCGCCCTGGATCGCGGCAATAACGAAATCCTGCGCCACGCCATCAGGACCTCCGGCAGGCCGCACGCGCTCGCGATCCAGAACATCGAAAAATCGATCGGCGCCGAAGGAGGGCTGGCGCAGATTGTCGTGCAGGCCGTGGACGATGAGGGAGTGCCCGTGTTGCTGGCTGACGACGAAGTGACATGTCATATCACAGGCCCCGCCAGGCTGCTGGGGCTCGAGTCCGGCAACAATGAGGACATGACCGATTACACCGACAACAAACACCGCCTCCAT